From Cetobacterium somerae ATCC BAA-474:
TAAGAAAGTTATTTTACTTTGTGGTTCATTTTATTTATTGAGTAAATTTAAAGAGGAAGTATTAAAATAATGAAGAGTAGAATTTTTTTTAAAATTTTTACATTCGTAATAGTTTTAGTGATTGGATATTTTTTATACGAACACATAATTATTTTAAGGAATGAATATATAAAAAGAGAGCAACACAAAAACATGTTTTTAGAAAAAATCGATGGGACATATAAAGAAAGAAGTAATGATTTCTATAAAAATAACTAGAGGAGCTTAAAATGGAAAGAATTAGGGTAAGAAAATTTCCAAAAGTTAAAGATTTAGCTAATGTTTTAGGGTTGATTCCATTAATAGATGTAAATATGGAAAAAGAGATAAAAACTCAAAGTGTTTATAGAGTAGGATACGAATTAAGTGGTTTCTTTTCGGAGGGAGAAGAGTTACAAAGTAATATAAATGTTTTAGGTAGAAAAGAGATTGGATATTTAGAGCGAATGGAAAGAACTAAAAGAAAAGAGATTCTTGAAAAATATTTAAGTTATCCTTTTCCAACATTAATTGTAACTGTGGAAAATAATATAGTAGATGAAATTGTAGAGATAGCTAAAAAATATAGAAAACCTGTATTAAAATCAAATAATAAAACTATTGAATTTATTAGAAATGCTAAATTTTATTTGCAAAAAGTATTAGCTGAAGAGATAATAATCGATAACTGTATATTGCTTGATATATATGGAGTTGGAATATTATTAAAAGGTTATGAAGATGCAAGGCTTGGTGCAACAGTGGAGCTTTTAGAAAGGGGCCATAAATTTATAACAGATACTAGATTAAAAGTTCAAAATATAGCTAATAGATTTATATTAGGATCTAATACAGCAGATAAAGAAAGTGGTGATAGTCATTTTTATCTTTTTGGAAAAGATGGGAATGATATAGATGTTACAACACACTTTGGAATAAAGAGTACAAGAAAAAGAAAAAAAATAACTTTATTAGTCGAACTTGAGAAATGGGATGAAAAAAAATTCTATGATAGATTGGGATTAGATGAAGTATATGAGGAATATCTAGGATTTAAGATACCTAAAGTAACATTACCAGTAAGAAAAGGTAGAAATTTAGCTATTATAATTGAAACGGCAGCTATAAACTACAGACTAAAGAAAACAGGAGTAAATTCAGCAGAGTATTTTTGGAAAGAGTCTAAAAAATTAATTGAAGAAAACAGAGAAAATAAAAAGAGAGGTTTAGTTGTGAATGATAAAACAAGTATGCCAGTTAGATATATAAAATCTAGATTTAATTTAAATGTTTTAAATGGAGAAGAGTTTTTAGATAATAGATATATTACAACAACAGGAGTTTATAGACCATCATTAGCCCTTACAGGTTATTTTGATATGTATGAAGAGGAAGGATATAAAGGATTACAGTTGTTCACTGAAACTGAATTTAAATATTTAGATAGTATATCACCGAAAGACAAAGAGAAGAATTTAGAGAAATATTTAGATGAAGATTTTCCAGCAATCATAATCTCTGGAGTTAAAAATATCCCAGATTACTTTTTAAATAAAATTATTGAAAAGAAAATTATATTATTGGAAACAAAATTAGATAGACCGAGTCATGTTGTGGCTACTTTTAGTGCTTATTTAGAAAATTATTTTGCACCATCTACTTCTGTACATGGAGTTTTTGTAGAATTATATGGATTTGGAGTTCTTTTAACAGGAAAAAGTGGAATTGGAAAAAGTGAAACAGCCTTGGAGCTTATTCACAGAGGACATAGATTGATAGCTGATGATTCAGTTCGATTTGAAAAAGGGGTAATAGGTGACATAACAGGACGAGCATCAAAATTACCATATTTCATGGAGATACGTGGATTGGGAATTATTGATGTTAAAGCATTATATGGTGTAGGAGCGGTTAGAATTAGTAAGAGACTTGATATGATAATTGAACTTCAAGAGTTAAAAAGTGAAGATTATTTAACTGCTATGGATTATCAAGAGTCAACAGAAGTTTTATTAGGAAATGAGATTCCTAAAATAAAATTATATATATCTTCTGGTAGAAATGCAGCAGCTATGGTAGAGATTGCTGTAATGAATCTTATGGCCAAGAGAATGGGATATAATTCGGAAGAAGTTTACTTGAAAGAATTAAAAAATAAAAATTATAATGATTAAGAATCGGGGGATTTAAATTGAAAAGAAATAAACTTAAGATTTTGAGAGAGTATATCTACATCTATATAGGGACATTAATTGCTTCAATAGCCATAAATGCATTTTTAGTACCATCTAATTTAGCACCTGGTGGAGCAACAGGTCTTTCAATCTTAATAAATTATGTAACAGGAATACCTGTTGGAACGTTGATATTTATTATAAATATACCATTATTCATAATAGGAGTTAAAATTTTTGGAAGATCATATGGAGCTAAAACTTTAGCTGGAATTTCATTTTTATCTTTAAATGTTGAATTGATAAAAAAGGTTGTACCTGAAATAGATAAGGTTATAGACTTTACAAATCCTAGTAATATTTTTTTAGGAACTCTATACGGAGGACTTTTAATGGGAATAGGGTTAGGAACTGTTATAAAAAATGGTGGAACAACAGGTGGTAGCGATATAATTTCAGGAATTTTAAATAAATTTTTTAGAATTCCCATAGGTCAAGCATTGATACTGATAGATTCAACAGTAGTTTTATTAGCTGCATATATTTTTGGTGCAGAAAAAGCATTATATGCCCTAATAAATTTATATGCAACAGGGATAGTTATAAATAAGTTAATAAATGGTTTAGGGAATGCTAAAATGGCATATATAGTAACTTCTGAAGTTGAAAAAGTACGAAAAATAATTGTTGAAGACTTAGGAAAAACAGGAAATTATTACCAAGCAGAAGCATTATATTCAAAAAGTAGAAGAGATGTGGTAACAACAGTTCTTAGAAATAGAGAGATTTTTTTATTAAAAGAGCTTATAACAGAGGTTGATAAAGAGGCTTTTGTTGTTGTTTCAGACGTCCATGAGGTACTAGGAAGAGGTTATACTTTCGATATAGATAGTACTTTAAAAAATAGAAAGGAAAAATAATGAAAGAAATAAAGGAAAAGATAGACCAGAGCAATAATATAATTATTGTAGGGCACGTAAATCCAGATGGAGATACAGTAGGAGCTGGATTAGCTCTTTTATTAGGACTTGAAAAAAAATATCCAGAAAAAAGAATAGATTTTGTTTTACAAGATGATGTTCCAAAAAATATCGCCTTTTTAAAAGGATGTGATAGAATAAAAAAAATAGAGGATGTTATAAATCCAAATTATGATTTAGCTATTTTTGTTGATTCTGCTACAATAGAAAGAGTAGGAAAAGTTGCAAAATTAATAGGGGATATATTTAAGATAAATATAGATCATCATATAAGTAATCCAAAATATGGAGATATTAATATAGTAAAAGATATCTCTTCAACTTCGGAGATTATGTACTCAATTTTAAAAGATTTGGATATAGAAATTACTTTAGAGATGGGTGAAGCAATTTATTTAGGGTTGGTAAATGATACAGGAAATTTTGCTCATAGTAATGTAACAGACAAAACATTTTTAGTAGCTTCTGAATTAATGAGAATAGGTGTAAATAATAATAAAATTGTAAATGATTTTTTTAAAACAAAATCTTATGAAAGAATGAAAGTTTTAGGGAAAGCATTAAGCGAAATGGTATTTGTAGAGGAAAAAAAATTAATGTATTTCTATTTATCTTTTGAAGCATTAAAGAATTTAAATGCTATAAAAGATGATACAGAAGGAATTGTAGAAGAGTTAATTAACTATAGTGGAAGCGAAGTTTCTCTTTTCCTAAGAGAGGAAGAAAGCGGAAAAATAAAAGGTAGTTTAAGAAGCAAGCATAATATAGATGTTAATAAAATAGCAGGAATTTTTGGTGGTGGAGGCCATATAAAGGCAGCAGGCTTCACAACTGAACTTTCATCAGAGGAAATTATAAAAAAAGTAGTAGAAAATTTATAAATAGTGTATAATTTTATAAAAAAGGAGGGTGTGTAAATGGCAGATTTTGATATAATTTTTTTAAAACCCACTAGATTTGAGGATTGTTTAAAATGTGTAGAGCATATAAAATCTGAAAAGATAGTTCATATAAATTTATGTGATTTAGATTCTGAGAAATCTCAGAGAGTTCTAGATTTTATTAGTGGGGCTGTACATATACAAGAGGGACAAATAATTAATCCTGGAGATAAAATATATTGTTCAATTCCAAAAAATAAATCATATGAGTTAGATTATAAAGAGTTATCAAATAATATAACAAATCCAAGATTTGATGAAGAGGAAGAGATTATTCCAAGATATCATAGAAGATAGATAAAAAAGGGACTTTAAAAAGTCCCTTTTTTTACACTAAGATATTTTTAGTTTTTTATTTAATCAGCCAATAAAAAAGCTTGGCAACTACCTATCCTCCCAGGGGGCTGCCCCCCAAGTACTTTCAGCGTTTATGGGCTTAACTTCCAGGTTCGAAATGTTACTGGGTGTACCTCCGTAGCTATCGTTGCCAAGCTATATAATAATACCATTTTTTTTATAAAATGTCAACAAAAAAAATGGACCGAAGTCCATTTTTCTTAATGAATAATATTAAAGATAAGCTCTTCATCTTTATAATCAACTTCAACAGTTTCTCTCTCTTTAACATCTCCTTTTAAGATGATTTTAGCTATTTCAGTTTCAATATATTTTTGAATATATCTTCTTAATGGTCTAGCACCAAATTGAGGATCATATGCAGTTTTAGCTAAAAATTCAGCAGCATTATCAGTAATTTTAAAGTTGATTTTTCTATCTTTTAATTTATTTTCTAAAGCTTTTAAAAGTTGACGAACAATGTTTTTAATCTCTTTAAGTCCAAGACCTCTAAATATTATAGTTTCATCTATTCTATTTAAAAATTCAGGTCTAAAATTAGAAAGAAGCATTTGATTAATATTAAATCTAGTTTCCTCTTTTAAACTAGGGTCTTCTAAAATTAAATGACTTCCAATATTAGATGTCATAATAATTAAAGTATTTTTAAAGTCAACAACTTTTCCTTGCCCATCAGTTAATCTACCATCATCTAAAACCTGTAAAAGTATATTGAAAGTATCAGGATGAGCTTTTTCAATTTCATCAAAAAGAATAACAGAGTATGGTTTTCTTCTAACGGCTTCAGTTAACTGTCCACCCTCTTCATAACCAACATATCCTGGAGGGGCACCAATTAATCTAGTAACCGAGAACTTATCCATATATTCACTCATATCTATTCTTATTACATTTTCTTCGTCATCAAATAGGAAGTAAGCTAGAGATTTAGCTAAGTAAGTTTTACCAACACCAGTAGGTCCTAAGAATACAAAAGATCCAATTGGTCTATTTGGGTCTTTAAGACCAGCACGAGCTCTTAAAATAGTCTCAGATACGGCTTTAACAGCTTCTTCTTGTCCAATAACTCTAGCATTTAAGTTATCTTCTAATTTTAAAAGTTTCTCCTTTTCACTTTCCATAAGTTTAGAAAGTGGAATACCTGTCCATTTAGATATAACCTCTGAAATTTCTTCAACTCCAACTTCTTGTTTAACAAGTCTATTAATTGGAACTTCTTCAAGACGTTCTTGCTCTTGTACAAGTTCTTTTTCAAGAGTAGCTAATTTACCATATTTCAATTCAGCTAATCTATTTAAATCGTATTTTCTTTCAGCTTCTAAAATTTCAAGCTTAACTTTTTCAATTTCAGCTTTAATATCTTTAACTTTATTTAAATCTTGTTTTTCATTTTCCCATTGTGCTTTTAAAAGTGATTTCTGTTCTGTTAAACTAGAAAGTTCTTTTTCTAAAATTTCTAGTCTTTCCTTAGAATATGGATCAGTTTCTTTTTTTAGAGCTTCTTTTTCAATTTCTAATTGCATAACTTTTCTTGTTAATTGGTCTAACTCTTCTGGCATAGAGTCCATCTCAGTTCTAATCATAGCTGCAGCTTCATCTATAAGGTCAATTGCTTTATCAGGTAATTGTCTATCAGGAATATATCTGTGACTAAGAACGGCGGCCTCAACAATAGCACCGTCAGTTATTCTTATACCATGGTAAACTTCAAATTTCTCCTTGATACCTCTTAAAATAGAGATTGTGTCTTCAACAGTTGGTTCATTAACCATAACTACTTGAAAACGTCTCTCTAAAGCTGGATCTTTTTCAATATATTTTCTATATTCATCTAATGTTGTTGCTCCAATAACTTTTATTTCTCCTCTTGCTAACATAGGTTTTAATAAGTTACCGGCATCCATAGCACCATCAGATTTTCCAGCTCCAACGATTGTATGTATTTCATCTATAAATAGAATAATTTCACCGTTAGAATCTTCTACTTCTTTTAAAACAGCTTTTAAACGCTCTTCAAATTCTCCTCTAAACTTAGCACCAGCAATTAGTGAACCCATATCCAAAGAGAAAACCTTTTTATTTTTTAAAGAATCTGGAACGTCTCCATTTAATATTCTTTGTGCGAAACCTTCAGCAATAGCAGTTTTACCTACTCCAGGTTCACCAATTAATACAGGATTGTTCTTAGTTCTTCTAGAAATAATTTGGATAGTTCTTCTAATTTCACTATCACGACCTATAATAGGGTCAATTTTACCTTGACGAGCTAATTCAACTAAATCTCGACCATACTTTTCTAAAACTTCATACTTAACTTCAGGATTAGGAGAATCAACTTTTTTATTTCCTCTAATCTCTAAAATAGTTTTTTCAAATAGAATACGGTCAATTCCTAATTTTGCTAAAAAACTAGTGTTGTCAAGTAAAGAGAGAAATATATGTTCTACACTAATATATGAGTCTCCCATTAATTGCATAAGTTTTTGAGCTTCCATTAAAATTTCATTTGTTTTAGAGTCTAATCCAATTGAAGTATTAGTAGCTCCTTGAATTTTTGGAAGTTTATTACAAAGATCTTCTAAACTATTTTGTAAAGAATTTGTATTAACTCCCATTTTTGTTAAAACTCTAACAATTAATCCCTCTTTATGAGCAACTAAAGCTAGTGCTAAAATTTCGGGTTTAATGCTTTGCTGCATATAAGTTTGAGCAATAGTTTGTGCATCAGTTAATGCAAGCATCGAGTTTTCTGTAAAATTATTCGGATTCATAAATATCACCTCTTAATAAAAGATAATTAAATTATTTTAAGCTGATTATTTTGTCCTCTTCTCCAATCTCTTTTAGATGTTCGTTTCTAACAATTTCAATGACTTCCATCATTTTCTTTTGTATATGATCGTAACCAACATCTTTTATATGAGGAAGAATGCAGTCAGAACAATCTTTAATTCCACCAGCTGTATATTTATACTTACCTCCGCACTCATTTCCTAGCATATAAAGTGGACAATAACAAAATAAGCAGTTAAAGTTCTCAGTATTCTCCATTTTATGACATGGAAAAAATTCACAATTTTTATTTTGATTAAATTTATAGTTCATAATACCTCCCAAAAAAATAAAAAACCTATATCTAAAATATACTACTCTTGAATAATTAAATCAAGAGAAATAAACAAAAAAACAGTCTAAATAAAAAATTTAGACTGTTTTTAAATGTTTAATATATAATATTAATACACTTCTATAGCATTTTCAACAGGTTCATTTAAAACTACCTTAATAGCAACAATAGCTACTTCTAATTGCTGAAGATCAGGTTCTTTTGTTGTTATTCTTTGAAGAGCCATTCCAGGTGCAGCAATTAATTTAACTAACCAGTTATCCAAATGATTACTAGTGTATCTTTGAAGTTCATAAGATATACCTGCTATTAGAGGCATAAAAAGAACTCTTAAAATAACTTTAGTAAAAAGTTTTGTTACAAAACTAGTTGGAGGAGGTAGTATAAAATCAAGACCAGTAAAAACAATAATTGCAATAAACATAACAATTAATAAAAAACTAGTACCACATCTAGGATGTAGTGTTGTAAATTTCTTTGCATTTTCAGGAGTTAATTCTAAATGCTGCTCGTATGCATAAATTGATTTATGTTCAGCACCATGATATTGAAAAACTCTTTGAATATCTTTTGAAAAAGAGATTAAAAATATATATAACACAAAGAATGAAAGTCTTAAACCAGCTTCTAAAAGATTACTATGAATTTTATTATCTCTAAATAAAAAACTACTTATAACAGAGGGAAGAACAATAAAAAGACCAATTCCCAAAGCTAAAGAAACAATGGTAGTCATAACAGCCTCTTTTTGAGATAATTGCTCTTCTTCCACTTCAGCTTGATTAGCTGAAAAAGTAAGCTCCTTAACTCCTAATACTAAAGAGTCAAATAGAGTTATTGCACCTCTGATAAAAGGGATAGTAGAAAGTTTATTTCTACTTTTCGATATTTTTGTTTTTTTATAAACTATATCACCATTGGGTTTTCTAACAGCTGTAGCAAGAAGATCTGCATTTCTCATCATAACTCCCTCTATAACTGCTTGTCCACCTACGC
This genomic window contains:
- the clpB gene encoding ATP-dependent chaperone ClpB, which codes for MNPNNFTENSMLALTDAQTIAQTYMQQSIKPEILALALVAHKEGLIVRVLTKMGVNTNSLQNSLEDLCNKLPKIQGATNTSIGLDSKTNEILMEAQKLMQLMGDSYISVEHIFLSLLDNTSFLAKLGIDRILFEKTILEIRGNKKVDSPNPEVKYEVLEKYGRDLVELARQGKIDPIIGRDSEIRRTIQIISRRTKNNPVLIGEPGVGKTAIAEGFAQRILNGDVPDSLKNKKVFSLDMGSLIAGAKFRGEFEERLKAVLKEVEDSNGEIILFIDEIHTIVGAGKSDGAMDAGNLLKPMLARGEIKVIGATTLDEYRKYIEKDPALERRFQVVMVNEPTVEDTISILRGIKEKFEVYHGIRITDGAIVEAAVLSHRYIPDRQLPDKAIDLIDEAAAMIRTEMDSMPEELDQLTRKVMQLEIEKEALKKETDPYSKERLEILEKELSSLTEQKSLLKAQWENEKQDLNKVKDIKAEIEKVKLEILEAERKYDLNRLAELKYGKLATLEKELVQEQERLEEVPINRLVKQEVGVEEISEVISKWTGIPLSKLMESEKEKLLKLEDNLNARVIGQEEAVKAVSETILRARAGLKDPNRPIGSFVFLGPTGVGKTYLAKSLAYFLFDDEENVIRIDMSEYMDKFSVTRLIGAPPGYVGYEEGGQLTEAVRRKPYSVILFDEIEKAHPDTFNILLQVLDDGRLTDGQGKVVDFKNTLIIMTSNIGSHLILEDPSLKEETRFNINQMLLSNFRPEFLNRIDETIIFRGLGLKEIKNIVRQLLKALENKLKDRKINFKITDNAAEFLAKTAYDPQFGARPLRRYIQKYIETEIAKIILKGDVKERETVEVDYKDEELIFNIIH
- a CDS encoding cysteine-rich small domain-containing protein translates to MNYKFNQNKNCEFFPCHKMENTENFNCLFCYCPLYMLGNECGGKYKYTAGGIKDCSDCILPHIKDVGYDHIQKKMMEVIEIVRNEHLKEIGEEDKIISLK
- a CDS encoding DUF1385 domain-containing protein; translation: MSKEKFSSVGGQAVIEGVMMRNADLLATAVRKPNGDIVYKKTKISKSRNKLSTIPFIRGAITLFDSLVLGVKELTFSANQAEVEEEQLSQKEAVMTTIVSLALGIGLFIVLPSVISSFLFRDNKIHSNLLEAGLRLSFFVLYIFLISFSKDIQRVFQYHGAEHKSIYAYEQHLELTPENAKKFTTLHPRCGTSFLLIVMFIAIIVFTGLDFILPPPTSFVTKLFTKVILRVLFMPLIAGISYELQRYTSNHLDNWLVKLIAAPGMALQRITTKEPDLQQLEVAIVAIKVVLNEPVENAIEVY
- a CDS encoding cell division protein SepF, translated to MADFDIIFLKPTRFEDCLKCVEHIKSEKIVHINLCDLDSEKSQRVLDFISGAVHIQEGQIINPGDKIYCSIPKNKSYELDYKELSNNITNPRFDEEEEIIPRYHRR
- a CDS encoding DHH family phosphoesterase, with the protein product MKEIKEKIDQSNNIIIVGHVNPDGDTVGAGLALLLGLEKKYPEKRIDFVLQDDVPKNIAFLKGCDRIKKIEDVINPNYDLAIFVDSATIERVGKVAKLIGDIFKINIDHHISNPKYGDINIVKDISSTSEIMYSILKDLDIEITLEMGEAIYLGLVNDTGNFAHSNVTDKTFLVASELMRIGVNNNKIVNDFFKTKSYERMKVLGKALSEMVFVEEKKLMYFYLSFEALKNLNAIKDDTEGIVEELINYSGSEVSLFLREEESGKIKGSLRSKHNIDVNKIAGIFGGGGHIKAAGFTTELSSEEIIKKVVENL
- a CDS encoding YitT family protein, whose protein sequence is MKRNKLKILREYIYIYIGTLIASIAINAFLVPSNLAPGGATGLSILINYVTGIPVGTLIFIINIPLFIIGVKIFGRSYGAKTLAGISFLSLNVELIKKVVPEIDKVIDFTNPSNIFLGTLYGGLLMGIGLGTVIKNGGTTGGSDIISGILNKFFRIPIGQALILIDSTVVLLAAYIFGAEKALYALINLYATGIVINKLINGLGNAKMAYIVTSEVEKVRKIIVEDLGKTGNYYQAEALYSKSRRDVVTTVLRNREIFLLKELITEVDKEAFVVVSDVHEVLGRGYTFDIDSTLKNRKEK
- the hprK gene encoding HPr(Ser) kinase/phosphatase, whose protein sequence is MERIRVRKFPKVKDLANVLGLIPLIDVNMEKEIKTQSVYRVGYELSGFFSEGEELQSNINVLGRKEIGYLERMERTKRKEILEKYLSYPFPTLIVTVENNIVDEIVEIAKKYRKPVLKSNNKTIEFIRNAKFYLQKVLAEEIIIDNCILLDIYGVGILLKGYEDARLGATVELLERGHKFITDTRLKVQNIANRFILGSNTADKESGDSHFYLFGKDGNDIDVTTHFGIKSTRKRKKITLLVELEKWDEKKFYDRLGLDEVYEEYLGFKIPKVTLPVRKGRNLAIIIETAAINYRLKKTGVNSAEYFWKESKKLIEENRENKKRGLVVNDKTSMPVRYIKSRFNLNVLNGEEFLDNRYITTTGVYRPSLALTGYFDMYEEEGYKGLQLFTETEFKYLDSISPKDKEKNLEKYLDEDFPAIIISGVKNIPDYFLNKIIEKKIILLETKLDRPSHVVATFSAYLENYFAPSTSVHGVFVELYGFGVLLTGKSGIGKSETALELIHRGHRLIADDSVRFEKGVIGDITGRASKLPYFMEIRGLGIIDVKALYGVGAVRISKRLDMIIELQELKSEDYLTAMDYQESTEVLLGNEIPKIKLYISSGRNAAAMVEIAVMNLMAKRMGYNSEEVYLKELKNKNYND